One Mycolicibacterium sp. ND9-15 genomic window, CGGTCAACCTTGACGATGGTCCCTTCGACGATGTCGCCATCGTTGAAGTATTTGATGGTCTTGTCGATGGCGGCGAGAAAGTCCTCGCTCGAGCCGATGTCGTTGACGGCTACTTGGGGCGAGGTGACGGAGGGACTTGGCATGTGGTGGGTTGCTCCGGACAGGTTTGATCGTAGGGACTGAGGACATTCGAGTTATCGGCTTCGGCGCGAGCGCCGACATCGTGTTCTGTACCCGCCGCAGAAGATCGCGAAAACCACAGACAGGTACCCGTAGAGGTTACTCGACCGGGCACATGCTGGACAAACCGGTGCCCCCGGGGCGGATAGGCTGCCCCCGTGGCACATCCCGGCGCCCCGCAACAGGCCTGGCTGCCTGTACCGCCGCTTCAGCGAAAAATCCGCAGAGTCGGGGCACCGCTGGTGGTGCTCATCCTGCTCGCCACCGTCGCGGGCCTGATCATCGTGGGGCTGACCGCGCTCAACCCGGTGGGCGCCGGGATCGGGCTGGTCCTGTCGAGCCTGGCCATGGTGGTCGTGGTGCTCGCCTACATCTGGCTGGACCGTTTCGAGCCCGAGCCGCCGCGGTTGTTGATCTTCGCGTTCCTGTGGGGCGCGTCGATCGCGGTGGTGCTCTCCGTGCTCTTGGCTCTCTACCTGGAGTCATTGATCGTGACGGGCGAATCCGACGGGGTCAGCTGGGTGTCGGTCGTCGTCATTGCGCCGGTCGTCGAGGAAGCGGCCAAGGGCACGTTCCTGCTGTTCATGATGACCGGCCGGCGACGCAACGAGGTGAACTCGCTGACCGACTGCCTGGTCTACGCCGGCCTGGTCGGTGCCGGCTTCGCCTGGCTGGAGGACATCCTCTACATCGCCAGCGGCGAATCCCTCGGCGGTTCGCTGTTGACTGCTGCGTTGCGCCTCGTCATGGCACCGTTCGCGCATTCGCTGTTCACTACGTTCTTCGGTATCGGCGTGTATTTCGCGCTGCATCGCCGCGGCGCGTCGGCCAAAGCGGGGCCCCTCCTCTTGGGCTACCTCGCGGCGGTTGTCACGCACGCGCTGTGGAACGACTCGTCGCTGCTGGGCACCGGGTGGTACTTCGGGATCTACCTGTACTGGATGATGCCGCTTTTCGGATTGGCGATCGTGCTCGGCGTGCAGAGCCGACGCCGCGAGCAGAGCACCGTCGCCGCCAAGCTGCCCGGAATGGTGCACGCGGGTTTGGTGACGCCGAACGAGGCCACCTGGCTGGGCTCTCTGCGGCATCGCAAGCAGGCGATCTCGCAGGCCACCCGCTACGGGGGACGACCCGCGGGCAAGGCGGTCAAGCGGTTCGCCGCCCAGGTCGTCGAGTTGGCGTTCGTCCGAGACCGCATCGACCGCGGTTTCGGCGACCCGCGGGTGCAGGCACTGCTGATCGAGGAGGCCTACGCCGTGCACGCCGCCCGCGCCGCCGCTCCGGTACTTCGGGCCCTGGCCGGTCATCGCGGCGGGCCGTGACCAGCTCAATGCCTAGGTTGCTACCCGCCGCCGGGGCGCCGGAACAACTGCCACAGCACCAGGCCGGCCTGCAGCCCAAGCGCGACCGAAATCATCGAGATGAAGGTGACGCCGAGCGCGGAGTCGCCGTCGGCGCCGAACAGCTCGGCGATTCCGATCAACCCCATCGAGCCCGGGACCAAGAGCCAGAAGCCGGGCAGGATCATGGTGATCGCCGGCGGCGCGGCGCGGCGACGGGACATCAGCAGCGCACCCACGGTGAGCACGACGCCGCCGCAGAAGCCGCTGGCGTAGCTGCCCAGCACCAGGTCGCCGAGGTACTGGGCGGTGAAGGCGGCGTAGGCGACAAGGAGCAGCCACGGCAGAAATGAAGTCGGTGGCCCGAGAAACAGCATGACGCCGACGGCGTAGACCGCGACACCGAGCCAGGGCGCCCATGGCCCCAGCTTGTTCAGCGGCTCGGCGCTGAGACGCGACACGTCCTCGCCGAGCAGCTGGGCGGCGATGAGAATGCCGAACGCCAACTGCGCCAACTGCGCGAAACCGGCCACCAGCCGACTGGAACCCGAGATGGTGTCGCGGGAGGTGACTTCGATGACCGCGAGGGTGATCGCGGCGCCGGGCAAGAACATCGCCAGCGGCGGGATCAGCGCCCGCAACCCGATGTGGTCGAGCCCGAGGTACTCGGCGACCGCGATACTCACCGCAGCCACGGCGAAAGCGCTGACAACGGGCAGCAGTTGGGCCAGCACGCCGAACCGCCGCCCCACCATGGCGAAAACCCCGACCATCAGCCCGAGCACAGTGGCGCCGAGCAGATTGAGCGGTGTGGGTTCGAGCACCAGACCCAGACCGGCGCTCCACACTCCGTATCCGAGCACGGTCAACCACGGCGCGAACCGCGGCGGCGAGGCCAGGATGCGGTCCAGTTCGGCGTCGCCGTCTTTGGGGTCGACCGCCCCGCGCATCGCTTTGGAAACCAATCGCGCCAACGGAAACGCCTGGTCGAAGCGCACGTCGCGGTCCAGGTGCGCCGACTTCACGGTCGTGCCCGAGCCGGCCGCCGGGCCCACCACCTGCACGGTGTTGGGTAACGCGATGACTTCGTTGGGAACGCCGTACGCCGCGGAGGCACGGCCCAGCATCTGCCGGATCAAGGTCACGGGGTAGTTGGCCGCGGCCATGGCCGCACCCAGTCGGGCCAGGAACCGGATCTCGTGGTCGGTGGTCAAGTCGTCCATCACAAGCACCCGTGTCGGACCGTACCCGAGTGCCGGCTCGCTAATGCGCGGCGGCGTCCCAACTACGGCCGTAACCGACGCTGACCTCCAGCGGCACGTCGAGCGGGTAGGCGCTGCCCATCTCGTCGCGGACTAGTTTCTCGACCGTGTCACGCTCGTCGTCGGCGATTTCGAACAGCAACTCGTCGTGCACCTGCAGCAGCATCCGTGACTTCAGCCCCGCCTCCTTCAGCGCCTTGTCGACGTTGATCATCGCGACCTTGATGATGTCGGCGGCGCTGCCCTGGATCGGCGCGTTGAGCGCGGCGCGCTCGGCGGCCTCGCGCACGTTGCGGTTGCTGCTGTCCAGTTCCGGCAGATAGCGCCGCCTGCCGAACACCGTCGAGGTGTATCCGTCCTTGCGCGCCTGGTCGACGACGTCGCGCAGGTAGTCGCGAACTCCACCGAAGCGGTCGAAGTACTGCTCCATCTGCACCTTGGCTTCCTCGGTCGAGATCTTGAGCTGAGCGGCCAGCCCGTAGGCACTCAACCCGTATGCCAGTCCATACGACATCGCCTTGACGCGACGCCGTAGTTCGGCGTTGACCTCGTCAATCGGTACCGAGAAGGCCCGCGACGCGACGAAGGAGTGGAGGTCCTCCCCGGTGCGAAACGCCTCGATCAGACCCGCGTCCCTGGACACGTGCGCCATGATGCGCATCTCGATCTGGCTGTAGTCCGCGGTCATCAGCTCCGCGTGCCCCGTGCCCACGACAAACGCGTCGCGGATGCGCCGGCCGGCGTCGGTGCGGATCGGGATGTTCTGCAGGTTCGGCTCGGTAGAAGAAAGCCTGCCAGTCGCCGCAATCGTCTGGTTGAAGGTGGTGTGGATGCGGCCATCGGTCGCTACTGAAGCCAGGAGGCCGTCGACGGTGACCTTCAGCCGCGTCGCGTCGCGGTGGGCGAGCAGATGCTGCAGGAACGGGTGGCCGGTCTTTTCGAAAAGACTCTGCAGCGCGTCGGCATCGGTGGTGTAGCCGGTCTTCGTACGCTTGGTCTTCGGCATCTCCAACTCGTCGAACAGCACCACCTGCAGCTGTTTGGGCGAGCCCAGGTTGATCTGCTTGCCGATCACCGCATAGGCCGCTTCGGCGGCGTCGCGGATCTGATCGGCGAATTCGCTCTGCAGCTGGCCCAGTTGTTCGCAGTCGACCGCGATGCCCGCAGTTTCCATCTCCGCCAGCACCCGCTGTACCGGCAACTCGATATTGTTCAGCAACGGCAGGGAGTCGATGCGGGCGAGCTCCTCGTCTAGAGCGTCAGCGAGGTCCATCACCGCATTCGCCCGCAATATCACGGTCTGCACGGCCTGCTCGTCGGTGCCGTCGCTGACGTCCAGCAGTGAAAGTTGTTGCTGTTCGGGGCTTTCCGCCCGCAGTTCTCGCTTCAGGTAGCGCAGCGAGAGGTCGTCGAGGGTGAAGCTGCGCTGCCCCGGCCGGACCAGGTACGCGGCCAGCGCAGTGTCCGACGTGACGCCTGCGAGTGTCCAACCCCGGCCCTCGAGGTCGTGCATCGCCAGCTTGGCCTCGTGCAGCGCCTTGGGCGGCCCGGTGTCAGCCAGCCAGGACGCCAGCGCGGCCTCGTCCTCCTCGGTCAACGTCGCAGTGTCGATGTAGCGGCCGTCGCCGTCCGCGGCGACAATGGCCAGCGCCGTCGCGTCGGCGTCGAAGGCCACGTGGGTGCCGACCACCGCCATCCCGAACCTCTCGCCCGAGCTGTGTTCGGCAAGCCACGCCGCGAGTTCGCCCGGCTCCAGCGCCCGTCCGCGTACGTCGAAGCCCTGGTCGACCTCCGGGTCCGCCGAGGCCAGCGTCTCGAACAGCCGATCGCGCAGAACGCGAAACTCCAGGTCGTCGAACAGCCGATGAATCTGGTCTCGGTCCCACGGCTGCATGCGCAGGGTGTCCGGGGTCTGCGCCAGCGGCACATCCTTGACCAGGTCGGTCAGCTCCCGGTTGAGCACGACGCTCGACAGATTGGCGCGCAATGCGTCCCCGACCTTGCCCTTCACGGTGTCGGCTTTGTCGACCAGCGCCTCCAGCGAGCCGAATTCGGCGATCCACTTCGTCGCCGTCTTCTCGCCGACGCCGGGGATACCGGGCAGGTTGTCGCTCGGGTCGCCGCGCAGGGCCGCGAAATCCGGGTACTGCTCGGGGGTCAGGCCGTACTTCTCCAGCACCGTTTCCGGCGTGAATCGCGTCAGCTCGCTGACGCCCTTCCGCGGGTACAGCACCGTGACGTCGTGGCTGACCAGTTGGAGCGAGTCGCGGTCCCCGCTGACCACCAGCACGCGATAGCCGCCCTGTTCGGCCTGCGTGGCGAGCGTGGCAATGATGTCGTCGGCCTCGAAACCCGGTTCGGCGAGCACCGTGATGCCCAGCGCGCCGAGCACCTCCTTGGTGATGTCGATCTGGCCGCGGAACTCCTCAGGTGTCGACGAGCGGCCCGCCTTGTACTCGGGATACTTGTCCACGCGGAACGTCTGGCGCGACACGTCGAACGCAGCCGCGATATGGCTGGGTTGTTCATCGCGCAGCAGGTTGATCAGCATCGCGGTGAAGCCGTACACCGCGTTGGTGGTGAGCCCACCCCGCGTCTTGAAGTTCTCGGCCGGCAGCGCGTAAAACGCCCGATACGCCAGCGAATTGCCGTCGAGCAACATCAACGTCGGCTTCTGGTCCGTGGCGGGGCTCACGGCCCTACTCTATGCACCCGCGCCGACACCGAACGCGTCCCGCTCAACTGGAACACGTTTCAGTTTTCGCACCGCCACTCGGTACGCTGACCGGGTGTCAGCTTCCACTCAACCCGCAATCGCCGGGTGGTTCGCCACCGACGGCTCCGGAGAGGCCTACCTGATCGGCGGCAAGTGCCACCAGTGCGGTACGTACGTGTTCCCGCCGCGCGCCAACAACTGCCCCAACCCCGCCTGCGACGGTGACGACTTGGCCCAGGTGCCCTTGTCGCGGCGCGGGACGCTGTGGAGCTACACCGAGAACCGGTACGCTCCCCCGCCGCCGTACCCGGCGCCGGATCCCTTCGAGCCCTTCGCCGTTGCCGCGGTGCAGCTGGGCGAGGAGGGGCTGATCGTGCTGGGCAAGGTCGTCGAGGGAACACTGGCCGCCGACCTGAAAGTCGGTACGGAGATGGAATTGACGACGATGCCGTTGTTCGTCGACGACGACGGTGTCGAGCGCGTCGTCTACGCGTGGCGGCCTGCGTCATGAGCCCCGAACCGCTGTACATCCTCGGCGCCGGCATGCACCCGTGGGGCAAGTGGGGGCGCGACTTCACCGAGTACGGCGTCGTGGCCGCGCGTGCCGCGTTGGCGGAGGCGGGCTTGGACTGGCGTCAGATCCAACTCGTCGCGGGCGCGGACACCATCCGCAACGGCTACCCGGGCTTCGTGGCGGGCTCGACCTTCGCGCAGAAGCTGGGCTGGAACGGCGTGCCCGTCTCGTCGAGTTATGCCGCGTGCGCGAGCGGCTCACAGGCGTTGCAGAGCGCCCGCGCCCAGATTCTGGCCGGCTTCTGCGATGTGGCGCTCGTGATCGGGGCCGACACCACACCCAAAGGCTTCTTCGCCCCGGTCGGCGGCGAGCGCAAGAACGACCCCGACTGGCAACGCTTCCACCTGATCGGCGCCACCAACACGGTGTACTTCGCGCTGCTGGCGCGCCGCCGCATGGACCTCTACGGCGCCACCCTCGAGGACTTCGCCGCGGTGAAGGTCAAAAACGCCAAGCACGGGCTGGACAACCCCAACGCGCGCTATCGCAAAGAAGCCACGATCGACGACGTGCTGACCAGCCCGGTCGTCTCCGATCCGCTTCGGCTGCTTGACATCTGCGCGACCTCGGACGGGGCGGCCGCGCTGGTGGTGGCGAGCAAGTCGTTCGCCGAGAAACATCTCGGCTCGCTCGAGGGGGTGCCGTCGGTACGGGCCGTCAGCACGGTGACTCCGCAGTATCCCCAGCATCTTCCCGAATTGCCGGACATCGCAACGGATTCCACCGCAGTGGTGAGTGCGCCCGAACGGGTGTTCAAGGACCAGATCCTCGACGCGGCGTACGCCGAGGCGGGCATCGGTCCCGAAGACCTGAGCCTGGCCGAGGTCTACGACCTGTCCACCGCGCTGGAACTCGACTGGTACGAGCATCTCGGTCTGTGCGCCAAGGGCGAGGCCGAGCAACTACTGCGTAGCGGCGCGACGGCGATCGGCGGGAAGATCCCGGTCAACCCCTCCGGCGGGTTGGCGTGCTTCGGCGAAGCCATCCCGGCACAAGCGATCGCGCAGGTCTGCGAGCTGAGCTGGCAGCTGAGGGGGCAGGCGACCGGCCGCCAAGTCGACGACGCCAAGGTCGGCGTCACCGCCAACCAGGGCCTGTTCGGCCACGGCTCGTCGGTGATCGTCGCCCGCTGAGCGGGTGATCCAACAAGAGTCCGCTGAGCGGGTGATCCAACAAGAGTCCGCTGAGCGGGCAACTCGACAATTGCTGGCTAGGCAGTTCGAACCCTACGGCCCCTCCTATTGGGGCGCCATCGCCGTGTTCGTGATCGGTGCGGTGCTGCTCGTCTGGGCCGGACGCAGCCAGACCGAGTCGCGGTCCAGGCGTCTGGGCCGCATCCTGGGCGGGCTCACCGCGGGGATCTACGCAGCGATCCTGGCCTACAACCTCGTCCCGCCGACCCTGGCGTACTCGGTGCCGATCCAACTCACCGACGTGGCAACCGTCGTCGCCGCGTACGCGTTGTGGACGCAGCGACAATGGGCGTACGCGCTGACCTACTACTGGGGCCTGGTGCTGAGCATCCAGGCGCTGATCACACCGGTGTTGCGGGGGCCCGACTTTCCGCACTACCGGTTCCTCGCGTTCTACGCGATCCATCTGATGGTCGTGTGGGCCGCGATCTATCTCACGTGGGGCCGCGGTATGCGTCCGGACTGGCGCAGCTTTCGGTTTGCGGTTGCAGTCACGATCGCGTGGGCCGCGGTGACGCTGGTGTTCAACAAGATCGCCGACACCAACTACGGTTTCACGAACTACAAGCCGGCCACCG contains:
- a CDS encoding lipid-transfer protein; translation: MSPEPLYILGAGMHPWGKWGRDFTEYGVVAARAALAEAGLDWRQIQLVAGADTIRNGYPGFVAGSTFAQKLGWNGVPVSSSYAACASGSQALQSARAQILAGFCDVALVIGADTTPKGFFAPVGGERKNDPDWQRFHLIGATNTVYFALLARRRMDLYGATLEDFAAVKVKNAKHGLDNPNARYRKEATIDDVLTSPVVSDPLRLLDICATSDGAAALVVASKSFAEKHLGSLEGVPSVRAVSTVTPQYPQHLPELPDIATDSTAVVSAPERVFKDQILDAAYAEAGIGPEDLSLAEVYDLSTALELDWYEHLGLCAKGEAEQLLRSGATAIGGKIPVNPSGGLACFGEAIPAQAIAQVCELSWQLRGQATGRQVDDAKVGVTANQGLFGHGSSVIVAR
- a CDS encoding PrsW family intramembrane metalloprotease translates to MAHPGAPQQAWLPVPPLQRKIRRVGAPLVVLILLATVAGLIIVGLTALNPVGAGIGLVLSSLAMVVVVLAYIWLDRFEPEPPRLLIFAFLWGASIAVVLSVLLALYLESLIVTGESDGVSWVSVVVIAPVVEEAAKGTFLLFMMTGRRRNEVNSLTDCLVYAGLVGAGFAWLEDILYIASGESLGGSLLTAALRLVMAPFAHSLFTTFFGIGVYFALHRRGASAKAGPLLLGYLAAVVTHALWNDSSLLGTGWYFGIYLYWMMPLFGLAIVLGVQSRRREQSTVAAKLPGMVHAGLVTPNEATWLGSLRHRKQAISQATRYGGRPAGKAVKRFAAQVVELAFVRDRIDRGFGDPRVQALLIEEAYAVHAARAAAPVLRALAGHRGGP
- the polA gene encoding DNA polymerase I, which codes for MLLDGNSLAYRAFYALPAENFKTRGGLTTNAVYGFTAMLINLLRDEQPSHIAAAFDVSRQTFRVDKYPEYKAGRSSTPEEFRGQIDITKEVLGALGITVLAEPGFEADDIIATLATQAEQGGYRVLVVSGDRDSLQLVSHDVTVLYPRKGVSELTRFTPETVLEKYGLTPEQYPDFAALRGDPSDNLPGIPGVGEKTATKWIAEFGSLEALVDKADTVKGKVGDALRANLSSVVLNRELTDLVKDVPLAQTPDTLRMQPWDRDQIHRLFDDLEFRVLRDRLFETLASADPEVDQGFDVRGRALEPGELAAWLAEHSSGERFGMAVVGTHVAFDADATALAIVAADGDGRYIDTATLTEEDEAALASWLADTGPPKALHEAKLAMHDLEGRGWTLAGVTSDTALAAYLVRPGQRSFTLDDLSLRYLKRELRAESPEQQQLSLLDVSDGTDEQAVQTVILRANAVMDLADALDEELARIDSLPLLNNIELPVQRVLAEMETAGIAVDCEQLGQLQSEFADQIRDAAEAAYAVIGKQINLGSPKQLQVVLFDELEMPKTKRTKTGYTTDADALQSLFEKTGHPFLQHLLAHRDATRLKVTVDGLLASVATDGRIHTTFNQTIAATGRLSSTEPNLQNIPIRTDAGRRIRDAFVVGTGHAELMTADYSQIEMRIMAHVSRDAGLIEAFRTGEDLHSFVASRAFSVPIDEVNAELRRRVKAMSYGLAYGLSAYGLAAQLKISTEEAKVQMEQYFDRFGGVRDYLRDVVDQARKDGYTSTVFGRRRYLPELDSSNRNVREAAERAALNAPIQGSAADIIKVAMINVDKALKEAGLKSRMLLQVHDELLFEIADDERDTVEKLVRDEMGSAYPLDVPLEVSVGYGRSWDAAAH
- a CDS encoding Zn-ribbon domain-containing OB-fold protein, whose protein sequence is MSASTQPAIAGWFATDGSGEAYLIGGKCHQCGTYVFPPRANNCPNPACDGDDLAQVPLSRRGTLWSYTENRYAPPPPYPAPDPFEPFAVAAVQLGEEGLIVLGKVVEGTLAADLKVGTEMELTTMPLFVDDDGVERVVYAWRPAS
- a CDS encoding threonine/serine ThrE exporter family protein, translated to MDDLTTDHEIRFLARLGAAMAAANYPVTLIRQMLGRASAAYGVPNEVIALPNTVQVVGPAAGSGTTVKSAHLDRDVRFDQAFPLARLVSKAMRGAVDPKDGDAELDRILASPPRFAPWLTVLGYGVWSAGLGLVLEPTPLNLLGATVLGLMVGVFAMVGRRFGVLAQLLPVVSAFAVAAVSIAVAEYLGLDHIGLRALIPPLAMFLPGAAITLAVIEVTSRDTISGSSRLVAGFAQLAQLAFGILIAAQLLGEDVSRLSAEPLNKLGPWAPWLGVAVYAVGVMLFLGPPTSFLPWLLLVAYAAFTAQYLGDLVLGSYASGFCGGVVLTVGALLMSRRRAAPPAITMILPGFWLLVPGSMGLIGIAELFGADGDSALGVTFISMISVALGLQAGLVLWQLFRRPGGG
- a CDS encoding YwaF family protein is translated as MLARQFEPYGPSYWGAIAVFVIGAVLLVWAGRSQTESRSRRLGRILGGLTAGIYAAILAYNLVPPTLAYSVPIQLTDVATVVAAYALWTQRQWAYALTYYWGLVLSIQALITPVLRGPDFPHYRFLAFYAIHLMVVWAAIYLTWGRGMRPDWRSFRFAVAVTIAWAAVTLVFNKIADTNYGFTNYKPATASLLDVLGPWPVYIFSTAALVCVLWALMTWPWVRR